The following proteins are co-located in the Streptococcus anginosus genome:
- the rplX gene encoding 50S ribosomal protein L24: protein MFVKTGDKVRVIAGKDKGVEAKVVAALPKVNKVVVEGVNIIKKHQKPNNENPQGAIVEKEAPIHVSNVQVLDKNGVAGRVGYKFVDGKKVRYNKKSGEVLD, encoded by the coding sequence ATGTTTGTAAAAACTGGCGACAAAGTTCGCGTGATTGCTGGTAAAGACAAAGGTGTTGAAGCCAAAGTCGTTGCCGCACTTCCAAAAGTAAATAAAGTTGTTGTTGAAGGTGTGAACATCATCAAGAAACACCAAAAACCGAATAACGAAAATCCTCAAGGTGCTATCGTGGAAAAAGAAGCACCAATCCATGTGTCTAATGTTCAAGTGTTGGACAAAAATGGTGTTGCAGGACGTGTTGGCTACAAGTTTGTAGACGGCAAAAAAGTTCGTTACAATAAAAAATCAGGCGAAGTGCTTGACTAA
- the rplE gene encoding 50S ribosomal protein L5, with protein sequence MANRLKEKYLNEVVPALTEKFNYSSVMAVPKVDKIVLNMGVGDAVSNAKNLEKAAEELALISGQKPLITKAKKSIAGFRLREGVAIGAKVTLRGERMYEFLDKLVTVSLPRVRDFHGVPTKSFDGRGNYTLGVKEQLIFPEINFDDVDKTRGLDIVIVTTANTDEESRELLTGLGMPFAK encoded by the coding sequence ATGGCTAATCGTTTAAAAGAAAAATATCTTAATGAAGTAGTTCCTGCTTTGACTGAAAAGTTTAACTACTCATCTGTTATGGCTGTGCCAAAAGTGGATAAAATCGTTTTGAACATGGGTGTTGGAGATGCTGTATCAAATGCTAAAAATCTTGAAAAAGCTGCTGAAGAGCTTGCTCTTATCTCAGGTCAAAAACCACTTATCACTAAAGCTAAAAAATCTATCGCCGGCTTCCGTCTTCGTGAAGGTGTAGCGATTGGTGCTAAGGTAACTCTTCGCGGCGAACGCATGTATGAATTCTTGGATAAATTGGTTACTGTATCACTTCCACGTGTTCGTGACTTCCACGGTGTTCCAACAAAATCATTTGATGGACGCGGAAACTACACACTTGGTGTGAAAGAACAATTGATTTTCCCAGAAATCAACTTTGATGATGTTGACAAGACTCGTGGTCTTGACATTGTTATTGTGACAACTGCTAACACGGATGAAGAATCACGTGAATTGCTTACAGGCCTTGGAATGCCTTTTGCAAAATAA